The sequence below is a genomic window from Amia ocellicauda isolate fAmiCal2 chromosome 6, fAmiCal2.hap1, whole genome shotgun sequence.
ACCGAACCTCCAGCACCTCCTCTGCCCGACCCAGACCCTACCTGTTTCTGGAGATTGCCTTCCAGTTCTCCAGACTCTGCATCTGTCTGGAAACTACCTTTCGGCTCTTTGGATCTCACCTCTGTCCTGCAATTGTCTTTCAGACCTCCAGACCCTGTCTTTGTCTTGTGGCCATCTCCTAGACCTCCTGAACTCGTTCCTGTCCTGAGGCCATCTCCTAGACCTCCTGAACCCGTTTCTGTCCTGAGGCCATCTCCCAGACCACCCAAAactgttgctgtcctgagatCGCCTCCCAGACCTCCTGATCCCGTTCCTTACCTGTGGCCACCTCCAAGACCTCCAGAACCCGATCCTATCACATGGCCGTCTTTCAGATCTTTTGACCCTGACTTGTGGCCACCTCCCAGACCTCCCGACCTTGCCTTATGGCCACCCTCTAGAAATCTTGCCCTTTTCCTCCTTCATGTCTTCTGTTTCCCCACTACCTTTGGTCCTGATCTTCTGTCCCATGGCTTTCCCCGCTGTATCCAGTCCTATTCGGCTGCGCCGagcgtggagggggggggtactgtcacagttccctagccctgaccctcttcctccactagaggccgccaatgttctcttgccttttcctgctcccttcactgctttccttttttcattctatcaatttatattcctcctcacccttgtgcacttctgcttctgtcctttgttctcattggtcctgctcttgtcttcttagtttctgctctcctttataaacccctcactgccctcactctgggcaaagtgttgtcagctctacCTGCTTCACCTAGctgtgttctcctggttccttgttctcctggttccttgttctcctggttccttgttctccttagccCCTTGTCCTGTACCTGTTTCTATTGACCTCCTGGACTTCGACcttttgcctgtgacctcgacctcgctattggattctccttggtttctgtctgctcagtgtagtagctctgcacttgggtcctttctctATTAGCTTTACGGTCCTCTCACGAGGCAGCCGTGACACTTATTAATTACACATTGACAAGTAGgcggttttattttaaattagcaTAAAATCCTTCCGCCAGCAGTTTCCGCAGTTTTTCTGCattacttcatccagttctgttcctcccatcgtgtaattatagtggacatttttgttacctgcatgtattaccttgcacttgtccacattgaatttcatctgccaggtgtcggcccacaactgaatattatccaagtccctttgaataaactgctgccgagattgtatctgctgagccacctattttagtatcatctgcaaatttgacaagtttgctgtctatcccagagtccagatcattaatatagattagaaagagcaaaggccctagtactgatccctgtggaactccactaacaacctcactccagttagaagcgactcctctaatcgacaccctctgtttcctagacatcaaccggCCTGCCCAGGAGAGTGGCTAGAGGACTAGTGGGACGATTTTCGGCCCAAAATTCCGGCCCCTTTTTAgccttaaaatgttttttattggaGAACTCTGCATAGCAACAAATTGTTTTATCCAATAGCAGAGATCTTCATTGAGGGGATGAGCCATTCAAACAACTTTTAAAGCAAACAGGTTTTGTATTGGTTATAAAGAAATTCCCGTCTCTTAGAGAAGACGGGAAAAGATGGCGACACGCTGAAAATGCGCACTACATGAGAGTGCTTTTAAAGGAGTCAAATGggggatgttttgaacattttacaacttctgaGACcggtaaaactaaataaaactaactttttagtattgtaaacttttaatttggCACATTGATTAGTATTGTGCACAGTTATGACAGTGATTTGGGAGAGGGGGGCAGAAGTTTATCACGGGAATAAATGCGAGGCGGTGATGGTGCAGATGAAGACGTTTCTAGTTTATTTCCGCTGGTCAACCTATATGTCAGAATCACCTTTTCCGCATAAATAACAGATAatgtaaattataaattgacacaatagataaataataaattagtaatagTCCGAGATGTATTTCCACACGGCAACCCCGACCGGCCGATTTCTCCGCAATGGAGAAAGATCACATCTGCCCCGAGCCAAACACACGCgtttacaatcaatgcaaagtaagcaatgtacatgtattattattgttagtagtaatagtatttttattattattaaatattactggtagtaataacgataacaacaacaataatctgcacatttttaacatgtttttatatttattcaacacgCAGCACAAGCCGACCGTCCGATTagtttcatttttgttgttttgtggtgTAATTGTGACTAGTTTATGGACAGGTGCGCTCTTTGCAAATCTTATTATATCTCTTGAACaagtatttgtaaacatctgtgtttatttgtaattttaaaaGAACATTCTGGCGATTcatatgaatatgatttttttagtGTTTATAAGCCAGGTTATTTCTGAAAACTgggttgttttgaaaataaaaattgcGTCTGTATAAGTTTAGTTTCTTTGccaatgcacatttctgtagtcatttgaaaaataaacaagttaTGGTAGATTGAAAAATGTCAGTGTCGTATGTTTCTTGTGATATACAGGTTTCATATGAtacttatatgtatttatgtaaaattaagtaatttgctgcGCTATGTTAAGCGCTGTGATTTTTTTGAGAGCGCTCTAGGCCTGATGCGTAGAGCTCCCCCTGTGGGCCTAGTCCTCTGAGttttaagatgctcctctattttctgtctaatcatttgttccaacattttacaggtaatGTAGgggagactgattggtctgtaatttcctggctcagttttgtcccctttcttgtggattggtgtgacatttgctgtcttccagtcagttggctcatcccctgttctaagtgtcatgtggaatatttgagtttgcggcctataaataatttccctcatttctttaagtacttttgggaatatcccatctggcccaggtgatctgtttgtttttaattctgctagtccctttagtacctcctcctcatttaccctgatctctcttagggtttgactggactgattgtcaacctgtggcatgttatctgttttttcttttgtaaaaacctctgtgaaatactcattcagaacatttgccacattttgttcgttttccaagatacttccatttttgccctttatctgtttcacttcctcctttattgacctcttgctgttgtattaTTGAGAACAACTTATCAATATGCCTGTGATTTATCAATAGAGAACAATGatgctgtttattttcattaggaTCAGAAGCAGATGATTGTTCTTTGGCATCCAAGCTCCTCTGTTTGGGGCGACTGgtcctctgtgtttgtaatcCCTTTACCGAGGGGTAGGACTCTTGACTGCGTTTTCTTGCGCAGCGACAGTGTGTGTAACACAGTTCCTACCTGGACAGGTACGAGTCACAGCTTCAGACACATTGTGCAAACAATCACCAGGACAGAGAGGAATGTTGATAAATACACTTTATTATACTCATCACTGTATCAGTGGCGCTTTTCTCCGTGTCTGTCTATTGCAaaacctgcctcatttcataaTCAAAGCTTTCTGTATAAAAATACAACAGTTGCATGCTTTAACACGATTCACCTGGATCTCAAATACGGGAGACAAGGATTGGCAGCAATTCAAATGGAATAGTGAATAGTGAATATAGTGATATAGGGTGCCATGTAAGAGGGGGGagttgacctttgaccttgaacttgactTGAACTTGAGGCCCCTTCCTACTGGGCTTGTTCTACGTCACTGAATAATTTGCATACTAGTGGCTGCAGTTCAGGGCATTGATGGAATGTACAGTCTGGTGGGGGTCTTCAGCTGTTTCTCAACCCCACACACACcctccaaaagagctctatttaagccctcctgattctttagtaaaatagctctttttgtctgtgtgagtgacGCAAGTCTGCCTCTTCAACATGTCTAACACTATCTACGAGAAATCCCTGAGAGGAAAACCCGGATGTGGGAGTTGGAGGATGAGACAAGTcagggttaccgctttaaaatggacaagggttatgtcggtgCGGAACTTTTTGAACTAGGGGATGGTGAGGATATGTCTACGCCTCTTGTAACCAGATTTGAGTATGCTGTTGAGGACtggatgcatgtaaaggactgGAGAAGGGAAGGTGATGTGGATAAAGCGCTTAAAGCGCTGAAACAGTGGATCCTGAAATGGCCCCGCTGCCTCTGCAGTTTGAAACTCACGACTGGGATAGTGCTCTATCGCTGAAGCACAGTAGCACTGTAATGACTATGACAGGGTGCAATAGAATTTTGTGAACTCTGCGTATTTCCTCAACATCTTAAAACCATCATTATTTTATGATCATAATAATTGTCGACCAGTCCCAGGCATTGAAATACATTTCGGTAAcattcattttcatcctcagCGTCATCGAAAAAAATAGGTTTAGTATCAAGAAATAGTCAATTTTTCTTGCGTGATGGATTTTCGTAAACACAATTGTGTTGTACCCTGTCATAGTCATTACAGTGCTACTGTGCTTCAGCGATAGAGCACTATCCCAGTCGTGAGTTTCAAACTGCAGAGGCAGCGGGGCCATTTCAGGATCTCTATTCCACTGTTTCAGCGCTTTAAGCGCTTTATCCACATCACCTTCCCTTCTCcagtcctttacatgcatccaGTCCTCAACAGCATACTCAAATCTGGTTACAAGAGGCGTAGACATGACCTCACCATCCCCTAGTTCAAAAAGTTCCGcaccgacataacccttgtccattttaaagcggtaaccctgACTTGTCTCATCCTCCAACTCCCACATCCGGGTTTTCCTCTCAGGGATTTCTCGTAGATAGCGTTAGACATGTTGAAGAGGCAGACTTGCgtcactcacacagacaaaaagagctattttactaaagaatcaggagggcttaaatagagctcttttggaggGTGTGTGTGGGGTTGAGAAACAGCTGAAGACCCCCACCAGACTGTACATTCCATCAATGCCCTGAACTGCAGCCACTAGTATGCAAATTATTCAGTGACGTAGAACATGCCCAGTAGGAAGGGGcctcgagttcaactcaagttcaaggtcaaaggtcaaatcccccaaGTAGCGTGGCCCAACCAGTCTTCCTTCATGCTGAAAGGATATCTTACACTATAttacagcagtggttttcaaactggtcttGGAGTccacctgccctgctggtttctgttccaaccgaggtcttaaaaacttaatttaatgatatattgctttgtttgttcaattaagaaatcaattaagcaattacaacCTCGTTTTGAAGAAAAAGCAGCAGGGCTGGGGatcctccaggaccggtttgaaaaccactgtagtaaacaaatataaaccaCTGAAAAACAGATTCTGATACACATACTGAGacccacacactacacactcaaTATGCATCTCAGTGTATacagtgcgtctcagtatacagtgtgtgcgtctcagtaaaCAGTGCgtcacagtgtgtgcgtctcagtatacagtgtgtgcatgTCAATAAACAGTGCATCTCAGCACACAGTgcgacacagtgtgtgtgtctcagtatacagtgtgtacgTCTCAGTAAacagtgcgtctcagtacacagtgcatcacagtgtgtgcatctcagtatacagtgcgtcacagtgtgtgcgtctcagtaaacagtgcgtctcagtacacagtgcatcacagtgtgtgcatctcagtatacagtgcgtcacagtgtgtgcgtctcagtaaacagtgcgtctcagtacacaGTGCgtcacagtgtgtgcgtctcagtaaacagtgtgtcacagtgtgtgcgtcttagtatacagtgtgtgcgtctcagtaaacagtgcgtctcagtacacaGTGCgtcacagtgtgtgcgtctcagtatcgAGGGTTAAGTACTCCCTGTTCAATACCGCTGGCCTGTGCCAGCTCCATTCGATCTCTCGTCTCTGCTTGTGATGACTGAGGCCTTCCTGGGTGCCCTGGGATCTGTCTGGAAGGGCCCTGGACCGTGTATCAGACAGAATCTCCAGAAGGCCTGAGAGAGAAGAGTGAAAATCAAAGACCTGCAATCCAAAGTGTAATCCAAAGAGAAGTCAAAATCCAAAAATCATGAGTTCCTTACCGGGGTCAGTGTAGTCCGTCAGTGGGTCTGTCTGGGATTTTGAGAGATGTGTTGAACTCTCCCTCTTGCAGTTCTGGTGGGTACATAGTTGAGGTAGCGAGGTGGGATATACTGCCCGTCTATGACCAGGCCCCGTGGCTGGACACGCTGCGCAGCAGGGCGTCGGGTCTGCGACTGATGGCCGGTCCTCTCTTTAACAAGCTCTTGCTTTTTCACAGAATTAGAGCTCTGCTGAGACAACAGCTTCTGCTTTTCTTGCTCAAGACGGCGATTGAAGGCTTTCAGCTTCTCAGAGTTGTCAGTGAGCAGCTGAATCGTCTTCTGCGCAGAAATCAGTTCCTCACGTCGCACTCGATCAGCCTCAAGGGCCTTGTCCAGCCGGGAGGTGAGGTGTTGGATTTTGAGTTGATCAGCCATCTTCTCAGACTGATTTCTCTTCCTCTTGGAGAGGCCTTCCTCGCACCTCTCACTCTTGGTCTCAGGAGCATTCTTATGCTTGCGAATGAGAGAGTTGCGCTCCTTCTCCAGAATCCTGGACTTCTCTTTCTCCCCCTGCAGCTCTGCAGCGAGGTTTTGGATCTGGACCTTATAGTTGGTCCTAGTTTGAACCAGAGCATCACTCAGCTCTTGTATTTTCAACGCATTGGACCTTTGCAAGGACTGCCATTTTTCTTTCTGAGTGGAACTGAGTTCTTTCTGCTTTTCAGCGTCTTTAGTGAGCAGCTTGATCTTTTCCTGCTCAACAGTCAATTCCTCACATCGCACTCGCTCTGTCTCCACAGCCTTCTCGAGCTGTTCAGTGAGGTTTTGAATGTGGGCCTGATGGCTGGTCCTCTCGTCAGCTAGAGCATCAGCCAGCTCTTGCATTTTCAGTGCCTTAGACCTCTGATCAGACAGAAGTGTGTTCCTTTCTTCTTCAAGAGTGTAATTCAGTCCTTTCAGCTTCTCAGCCTCTTCAATGAGCAGCTGGATCTTCTTCTGCAATGCAGTCGATTCCTCACATTGCACTTGCTCTTCTTGCTGATGCTTTTGGAGCTGGGCAGTGAGGTGTTGGATGTTGGCTTTATCAGCCATCCTCTCTTGATGATTTCTGTTCTTCTGAGAGAGGAGTTCCTCACACCTCACTCTCGAGGTCAAGAGAGCCTTTTTCTGTTTGGAAATGACAGAGCGCAGGTTTTCCTGAACAGCCCTggagttctctctctctttctgcatttCTGTAGTGAGGTTTTGAATCTGGCCCTCAAGGCTGGTCCTCTCTTCCATTTTCTCAGAGAGCAGtgcgtgt
It includes:
- the LOC136751774 gene encoding trichohyalin, with amino-acid sequence MDCCHISMRKERKRLDEVETLRAHEEEQNKSNAALRESVRNLLLTQGSKLAEMEAARQNYEGMISEKMADIHHLTAQLQKAMQLFSDDSDKQKAISCRLEKEKHALLSEKMEERTSLEGQIQNLTTEMQKERENSRAVQENLRSVISKQKKALLTSRVRCEELLSQKNRNHQERMADKANIQHLTAQLQKHQQEEQVQCEESTALQKKIQLLIEEAEKLKGLNYTLEEERNTLLSDQRSKALKMQELADALADERTSHQAHIQNLTEQLEKAVETERVRCEELTVEQEKIKLLTKDAEKQKELSSTQKEKWQSLQRSNALKIQELSDALVQTRTNYKVQIQNLAAELQGEKEKSRILEKERNSLIRKHKNAPETKSERCEEGLSKRKRNQSEKMADQLKIQHLTSRLDKALEADRVRREELISAQKTIQLLTDNSEKLKAFNRRLEQEKQKLLSQQSSNSVKKQELVKERTGHQSQTRRPAAQRVQPRGLVIDGQYIPPRYLNYVPTRTARGRVQHISQNPRQTH